The proteins below come from a single Microcoleus sp. FACHB-831 genomic window:
- a CDS encoding DUF4145 domain-containing protein — MYIDFNKYNYSLIDGSQRKVYIERDKAAYRDIIKEWFDNNLDEIIERKWLIEDILYLASVSDFIKLLKEAENLFEFGFYTGCIALTGISAEDFTKFLATNLGREKLVTESQYRRINTLKNEGLITETIHGSLDVIRKIRNDCLHYNQDFKQKDNNELKSDAIQVLNEFKKIVSDLIGELPPTPEMTFDRFLKVVDEATKQSVSENYESVKNSEDVNLKLRNASSILLGMPTAFHPNTKIVVFSGFYTVLEVDLDIEPPEITLEDVSNSLQVNVDLEEEDKRLLEKEGIKEGDIVQARIRSEVSKLGQTATWKFLNLRKM; from the coding sequence ATGTATATTGACTTTAATAAATATAATTATTCTTTAATAGATGGAAGCCAAAGAAAGGTATATATCGAGAGAGATAAAGCAGCATACAGAGATATTATTAAAGAATGGTTCGATAATAATCTTGATGAGATTATTGAAAGAAAATGGTTAATTGAAGATATTTTATATTTAGCATCTGTCAGCGATTTTATAAAACTTTTGAAAGAGGCGGAAAATTTATTTGAATTTGGGTTTTACACTGGCTGTATTGCTCTCACAGGAATCTCGGCTGAAGATTTCACAAAGTTTTTAGCTACCAATTTGGGGCGGGAAAAGCTAGTTACTGAAAGTCAGTATAGAAGAATCAACACCCTAAAAAATGAAGGTCTTATTACAGAAACCATTCACGGCAGTCTTGATGTAATACGAAAAATTAGAAATGACTGTCTACATTACAATCAAGACTTCAAACAAAAGGATAATAATGAGTTAAAGAGTGATGCAATACAGGTATTGAATGAATTTAAGAAAATAGTCAGCGATCTGATTGGTGAACTTCCACCAACACCGGAGATGACGTTTGATCGTTTTCTGAAAGTCGTAGACGAAGCAACAAAGCAGTCTGTGTCGGAGAATTATGAGTCCGTTAAAAACTCTGAAGATGTGAACTTGAAGCTTAGAAATGCTTCTTCAATTCTTCTTGGAATGCCTACGGCTTTCCATCCAAACACGAAAATAGTTGTGTTTTCAGGATTTTATACAGTGTTGGAAGTTGATTTGGACATTGAGCCTCCAGAAATTACGCTTGAAGATGTAAGCAATAGCTTACAAGTCAATGTGGATTTGGAAGAAGAAGATAAGCGACTTTTAGAAAAGGAAGGCATCAAAGAAGGCGATATTGTTCAGGCAAGGATCAGATCAGAAGTTAGCAAACTTGGTCAGACAGCGACTTGGAAGTTTCTAAATCTACGAAAGATGTGA